A window of the Deinococcus aquiradiocola genome harbors these coding sequences:
- a CDS encoding DUF2156 domain-containing protein, producing the protein MTVEVAVGGAAAVVGARLEPVRPEVLIGWHARYACNPSALAALPGVTHMFTLEGVRGGLGVQRLGRVLVVGDPLAPPAGWAALLRAFVRVAGEAGFTPAFGPVGAECAAVLRDLGWRPVRLGSTPYVHLRDWPARGKGGARVREAVNRAGREGLTLREVRPDRLPREQGARWTAEVEALSGRWLRSRRAGVAFHWIFELRPLAFRDRKRYFEARQAGRLVGLVAASPVAGRGAWYLEDVLRDVDAPASTGTALVACALDALKAGGVPLATLGGVPLARERGLDALPVTWPERLAYRVRPLLSRAYSFDGLETFKRRFGPAHWENEYLVLPPAWWAWPRAALALTRLTLHPGRQDAVTAEVALHVARA; encoded by the coding sequence ATGACGGTCGAAGTGGCGGTGGGCGGGGCGGCAGCGGTGGTGGGGGCGCGGCTGGAGCCCGTGCGGCCGGAGGTGCTGATCGGCTGGCACGCGCGCTACGCGTGTAACCCGTCGGCCCTGGCGGCTCTGCCGGGCGTGACGCACATGTTCACGCTGGAGGGCGTGCGTGGCGGGCTGGGCGTGCAGCGGCTGGGGCGGGTGCTGGTGGTGGGCGATCCGCTCGCGCCGCCAGCCGGGTGGGCGGCGCTCCTGCGGGCCTTCGTGCGGGTGGCGGGCGAGGCGGGGTTCACGCCTGCGTTCGGGCCGGTCGGGGCGGAGTGCGCGGCCGTGCTGCGGGACCTGGGGTGGCGGCCGGTGCGGCTCGGCAGCACGCCGTACGTGCACCTGCGGGACTGGCCGGCGCGCGGCAAGGGGGGTGCGCGGGTGCGGGAGGCCGTGAACCGCGCGGGCCGGGAGGGCCTGACGCTGCGCGAGGTGCGTCCGGACCGCTTGCCGCGTGAGCAGGGCGCGCGCTGGACGGCGGAGGTGGAGGCGCTGAGCGGGCGGTGGCTGCGGTCCCGGCGGGCGGGCGTGGCGTTCCACTGGATCTTCGAGTTGCGGCCCCTGGCGTTCCGGGACCGGAAGCGGTACTTCGAGGCGCGGCAGGCGGGGCGGCTGGTGGGGCTGGTCGCGGCGAGCCCCGTGGCGGGCCGGGGGGCGTGGTATCTGGAGGACGTGCTGCGGGACGTGGACGCGCCCGCCTCGACGGGGACGGCGCTGGTGGCGTGCGCGCTGGACGCGCTGAAGGCGGGGGGCGTGCCGCTGGCGACGCTGGGCGGGGTGCCGCTCGCGCGGGAGCGTGGTCTGGACGCCCTGCCCGTCACGTGGCCGGAACGGCTAGCGTACCGGGTGAGGCCGCTGCTGTCGCGCGCGTATTCTTTCGATGGTCTGGAGACCTTCAAGCGGCGCTTCGGTCCGGCCCACTGGGAGAACGAGTACCTGGTCCTGCCGCCCGCGTGGTGGGCGTGGCCGCGTGCGGCACTGGCCCTGACGCGCCTGACCCTGCACCCGGGCCGTCAGGACGCGGTGACGGCGGAGGTGGCCCTACACGTCGCGCGCGCCTGA
- a CDS encoding MerR family transcriptional regulator, which translates to MPDASLPGAWSGGLDDLAALANALLPRYLPLDRTSRTTEDVNPRLIRHYTTQGLLDPPQKEGREARYGRRHLLQLLTLRRLMGEGHSAQALLGMLPEQADDDLEALLNGTGRLQVQPGTSGNAALSYLAGLRQLSPDVPVSSAPLLMADEAAPMLSAPPPPVFSAAPEMPARRRQTSLLPTPAEDPDSAPLAERVTRFTLMPGVEILVTRSARLPRTRAEQEALAERFTRALGSLRTRGTPDR; encoded by the coding sequence ATGCCTGACGCTTCCCTGCCCGGCGCGTGGAGCGGTGGCCTGGACGATCTCGCGGCCCTCGCCAACGCGCTCCTCCCGCGGTACCTGCCGCTCGACCGCACCTCGCGCACCACGGAGGACGTCAACCCGCGCCTGATCCGCCACTACACCACGCAGGGCCTGCTGGACCCCCCGCAGAAGGAGGGGCGCGAAGCCCGCTACGGGCGGCGGCACCTGCTGCAGCTGCTGACGCTGCGCCGCCTGATGGGCGAGGGGCACAGCGCGCAGGCGCTGCTGGGGATGCTGCCCGAACAGGCGGACGACGACCTCGAAGCGCTCCTGAACGGCACGGGTCGCCTGCAGGTGCAGCCCGGCACGTCCGGCAACGCGGCCCTCTCGTATCTCGCGGGACTGCGGCAGCTCTCGCCGGACGTGCCGGTCTCGTCCGCGCCGCTCCTCATGGCTGACGAGGCCGCCCCGATGCTGTCCGCCCCGCCCCCGCCCGTCTTCTCGGCTGCGCCGGAGATGCCCGCGCGCCGCCGTCAGACCAGTCTTCTGCCCACCCCGGCGGAAGACCCGGACAGCGCGCCGCTCGCGGAACGCGTGACGCGCTTCACGCTGATGCCGGGCGTGGAGATTCTCGTGACGCGGTCGGCGCGGCTGCCGCGCACGCGGGCCGAGCAGGAGGCGCTCGCGGAACGCTTCACGCGCGCCCTGGGCAGCCTCAGGACGCGCGGCACGCCGGACCGCTGA